Genomic DNA from Phoenix dactylifera cultivar Barhee BC4 unplaced genomic scaffold, palm_55x_up_171113_PBpolish2nd_filt_p 000544F, whole genome shotgun sequence:
tgcaTCTGTGCTTTTACTATCATAAATCATCACTTTTCTTGATTATGCAGTCTGAAAGTAAATCCATAGTTTTGAAAAGCTTATTAAACATGATATTCTTCACTAAGAACATAGCATAATGCCGAATCTTTAAATGTGATTTATTCAAATATGAAGCATATAGGAGAGTGTGGTTTTTTACCTCTTTACCTTTGGATTTTGGATCACTGAGCTGGTTCATTTCAACAATAAGCAACTTGAACATTAGTCCTAGAAAGTAAGACAAGACTGGGCTAGTTTTTGCTTGTGATGTTTCAACCAAAAGTAATGACAGCAGCGTATATTATAGATATCTAAACAAGATCGATATGTCCAAAGGCAACATGGTTGTTGCTTTCAACTTTGGACACTgatatcattttctttagtggcTTATTAGTTTCTTGACTGCATGCTTGTTCCATTTCCATCAGCCATGCCCAGTAATTATCAAGGTATAGTAGTATATTTTGTCCCACATAACACTGACTGGAATGAGCACTTTTATTCTGGAGTCCTTTTTATTAGAGCTCTATTTCTCATCTGTCCATGGAAAGGAAGCAGAAAAAGAATTTACCTGAATTGCCAAAGCATCCATGTCTGCTCTGAGTGCTACAAAGGGTGGAAGTCCATTCCCTACGGTGGCCACTACGCCAGTGCCTGCGATCGGCCACCTATACTTGACGCCCATGAGGTCAAGCTCTCGTCTGATGAGCTCACTTGTCTGCAGCTCCTCATGTGCAAATTCTGGGTACTCATGGATCTCCCTCCTCAGCTTCTTGAGCCAGTCCACAGTCTGTCGAAGATTAGCCAGCCTAGCGATCTCATCTATCAAGGAGCCATCTCTTACAAAATGAGGATCCTTCGAGGTTATTTGGCCGTCCTTTGATGCATTGTTGCTGCCAAAAGAGCCTGGGGCTTCAGTATCTAACAATAAGGATTCCATGCTCAAGGCCAAGGATGCCACTGAGAGGAAGATCACAGAGATGTTGAAGTAGCTCGTGGACTGCTCCATGCTACAGTGAACTGGTGAGCAAAGCAAAGAAATGCAGCAAAGAGCAGCTTAGATTTTCTCCTTTCTGTTCTTTTTGGTACGGTAGCTCTCCCCTTTCTCATTTCATTTAGCCGCTTATAAAAGTGGCGCCGTGTGAGTTAACTAATACGGCCGATAAGtcctaccttttttttttgtttgtttttttggtaCTATTATCACAGTAATATATGTGTGTGGGGAGGCCTCCACGTCATCACAGGGGCCGATCATCTCAGAAAGTTCATGTTCATGTGTCACGAAAGGGTGATGATtcgtttagaaaaaaaaatctctcgtCCACTGCCATATACACAAACACAAGGTCGAACGCGTCTCCGTAGCACGCTTGATTAATGGTGACTTGAAAAAGATAGTAGGGGTTCATGAATGCtggaaaaaaacaaaagcaaaaacaAAGCAACGCATGAATGCATGTTGGTTTATGATTGAATTGGTCCACgcttataataattttttatggtGCAGGATATATTCCGGACCTACTTCAAATTGACAACTCGTTGGACAGCTACAGTGGGAAGGAAAATCATGGTGTTTGGGTCCAGCCAGTGCGCTGGAAAAGCACAGGAGTGCAAGTATGGTCCCAAATTTTTCATTTTAAACGTGGGGGTATGCTTCCAGTCTTGGACCACATGGTTGCATTCCAGTTGATTCCATTGCAATGTGATGCATACGATGCGGGTGACCTGTTAGTGTGGGAATGGTTGATGGGACGTTGTCCTACAAGCTTGTCTTACGGGCTTCTTTCTCCTACTGCTGCTACACACACCTCTTACGGAGTTACGGGCGAGTAAAGATAGCATTAATGAAGTTTggagactttgctggatgtgaatttcttccttgCCGCATCTCTTGGTGGCTTGTGGGTCTCGCACAACATTAATTTTGGAGAACTCGGAAAAGAATGGTTCATCTCAGAGTTGGCATACGATCAAACGCCatcatatggttccttttgatgAGACCTTGCTCGATTGAAGATAACCAGCCAAGACCGCATCCTACCTACCTGAAGCGACGAGAAAGATGTCCTTTGTGAGTGAGTACCAAGAGTTATGCATTAGCATGCACACTGCAAGTATGAGATATCACGACTAGGATCTCATACATAAAAGCTAGCCGGTGTGGATAGTTCGTTCTGATATTATCTGTTACGATTTAGGATCTGACTCAAAAACGCTAGCGGGAAGATATCATTGTCGTATATATTGCTCTTATCCTCTAAAATCAGGACATATTAAAATTCCAGAACAAAATGGAAATGACCAAtggatttttcttcttctgctaGACTTATCATAATCAACAAACTTCGAGATTTGTGAAACATGCGTGACATGGACAAGACTATAGTGACACGAGAAAAGAGTGATTGCAGGCCAAAAATGAATCTCAAAGTCCATGCTATACTACACTTATGAGatccaaaaaaatagaaagtgaGTTTCACATTGTATGGAGAATTTAATTTGCATTGGAAGTTGCTATCATTTTCAGTTAGCTACCCTCTCTAGTTATACAACGCGTCTCGGCTAAACTAGCCATGATTACAAGCATTTTGTAAGATCTAAAGACATCATATCTAAGCAGATGCTTTTAATTCGTTCacgtattttcatattttttgctTTCATCATTGCTTCGTtccatcttttgtttttttttcaacacaAAATTGAAATAGTAATGAAgctatttttgtatttttaataATCCAATGATCAATCTCATTCAACTTTTTCATATATTATTGGTAtaatcctttcttctttttcttcttctttttttttctttttttttttcttctttctaggTCTTCACACCATGCACATGCAAGTATAgctaataaaattagaaaaaaaaaaaactgacgaAGAGAGTAAGAAACACCTGCCAGGTGATGCGCCGCGAGGGACACCACCCAATTGGCTGCCGTGTGAGCTTAACCTTGGTAACAAACTAACAATAAACAAAACAAAATGCGGAGAACCAACACTGAGCTTCCAGAACTGCCTTCCTTTCCTCCTCTCCCAAGTAAAATATTGGATGGTTGGTGACGAATACAGCATTATATACATCCTTAACCATCCATGCAACTATCCTCCATGCCTACGCTCCATATTCCATTATCCCCAGCACCACTGCTTACCTTACGTGTGTCATCCATGTATCAAGGATGCTCACCCTGAGATTGGCATCTTCTCCTCGTAGATTCATAGATGGTGCAATAAACTCAAACTAACACAATCAAAACGGTCGGCAAATTTCGAAAGTAATATACTCTCTCCTCCCCCCACTTCTTTCGTACCGCGATCCACGCCCTCTCTGTCTCGCTCTGTTTTTCTCTCCCCTCATCACCTCgaggagttgcttaaaaatatatatccaAATAAAACCACTCCTCAGCTCCCAATCTCTTCCCCCTAAAACCTCTCCCCGCCACAACCTCCCCTCCTCCCCcatttcctctcctctcctccccgtCCTCTCATTCTTACTTCCCACTTTTCCCAAAACGGAACCGATCTGCTTCCCCTCTGACCGCCCCGCACCCCTCTAAACTCGAGAGGAAGCGGATCCATTCGTTAAGATAAAGGTCGAAGAATTAAAGACCCTCCCGAAATCCAaatagaaggagaaggaaggaaaaGAACTGAGTGTTCGAGAGGATGGCGAGCCATCTCCAGCGCCGGGTCCATTCCTTCTCCTCGGCCCTCCTGGCGGCGGTGCTCGCGGTGGCGGTGGCCCTGTCCTTCGCGGCGCCGTCGGCCGCGAAGCTGACGCCCAAGTACTACCAGAAGACGTGCCCCCGGGCGGCGGAGATCGTGACGCAGGTGGTGACCAGCAAGCAGATCGCCAACCCGACCACCGCCGCCGGCACCCTCCGGCTCTTCTTCCACGACTGCTTCGTCGGGGGCTGCGACGCCTCCGTCCTCATCTCCACCAACGCCTTCAACCGCGCCGAGCGCGACGCCGACATCAACCTCTCCCTCCCCGGCGACGGCTTCGACGTCGTGGTCCGCGCCAAGACCCAGCTCGAGATCGAGTGCCCCGGCATCGTCTCCTGCTCCGACGTCCTCGCCCTCGCCACCCGCGACCTCGTCACCATGCTCGGCGGGCCCTTCTACCCCGTCCTCCTCGGCCGTAAGGACGCCCTCGCCTCCAAGGCCGACACCGTCGAGGGCAACCTCCCCCGCCCCAACGTGACCGCCTCCCAGATGATCTCCATCTTCGCCGCCAAGGGCTTCACCGTCCAGGAGATGGTCGCCCTCTCCGGCGCCCACACCG
This window encodes:
- the LOC103713077 gene encoding peroxidase 31, whose translation is MASHLQRRVHSFSSALLAAVLAVAVALSFAAPSAAKLTPKYYQKTCPRAAEIVTQVVTSKQIANPTTAAGTLRLFFHDCFVGGCDASVLISTNAFNRAERDADINLSLPGDGFDVVVRAKTQLEIECPGIVSCSDVLALATRDLVTMLGGPFYPVLLGRKDALASKADTVEGNLPRPNVTASQMISIFAAKGFTVQEMVALSGAHTVGFSHCKEFAHRIYNHNNRGQNAFDPSMNPKLAEALQKACANYLKDETIATFNDIMTPGKFDNMYFKNLARGLGLLASDQILMSDPRTRPFVELYAANNTAFFNDFARAMEKLSVHGVKTGREGEVRRRCDTFNN